Proteins from one Rosa chinensis cultivar Old Blush chromosome 7, RchiOBHm-V2, whole genome shotgun sequence genomic window:
- the LOC112179034 gene encoding uncharacterized protein LOC112179034: MLDLFLSEPNWKEDESAEMRVSLLNKLESVIWSLMASGGRSEARLWLCNTIAGISSITHHHQRELFIDLLRSKPLKKRLATQLLHMIFDNRPQKAGSVISKRSYALRKFFQGNPTRISQWFSKTGSGLRQGQGANALSQFAFVNRDNCWEELEWKGKHGQSPAVVATKPHYFLDLDVQQTVENFLENVPEFWSSNEFSESLKGGEILIIDRNFFVLYFLDLMYKEDARDVWEVTNEFLEEEHFSSLCKHLLITLEESDLCDFLKMLHKHVKPKVECKDPMDSSYLFEVVVSRCSDCGCFDQILLLNAVFNYGRQLLRLLRDEGAPEDQAKLQDIVSEICAIPGNENSMAPIIKGGSKLKTIEAFKLMGLQSWVLFFSLSEKCQTPQSWESLFVDNEISFRKYDKYSFLHDNEVAGEGGSDLDYRGSKKVKRRKKTSSRRKRRRDFDHDDNELLDSDTTNNRLDLHSSVGSWLLSLDGYSASWNSADLPEYLSKYCLSTWMKWALAQWDQ; the protein is encoded by the exons ATGCTTGATCTGTTTCTGTCGGAGCCCAATTGGAAAGAAGATGAGTCTGCTGAGATGAGAGTGTCTCTTTTGAACAAATTGGAATCTGTTATTTGGTCGTTGATGGCTTCCGGAGGCCGATCAGAGGCTAGACTATGGCTTTGCAACACTATAGCTGGCATAAGTTCTATCACTCATCATCATCAACGTGAGTTATTTATCGACTTATTGAGATCTAAGCCGCTGAAGAAGCGCTTAGCAACTCAGCTCCTGCACATGATATTTGATAATAGGCCCCAAAAGGCAGGGTCTGTCATATCCAAGAGAAGTTATGCACTTAGGAAATTTTTTCAAG GAAACCCAACACGAATATCTCAGTGGTTTTCCAAAACTGGTTCTGGATTGAGGCAGGGACAAGGTGCTAATGCGTTATCCCAATTTGCTTTTGTTAATCGAGATAATTGTTGGGAGGAGCTTGAGTGGAAGGGAAAACATGGGCAGTCACCGGCGGTAGTTGCTACAAAACCCCATTACTTTCTTGATTTGGACGTCCAGCAAACCGTAGAGAATTTCCTTGAAAATGTGCCTGAATTTTGGTCATCCAATGAGTTTTCTGAGTCACTTAAAGGTGGAGAAATTTTGATCATTGATAGAAACTTTTTTGTTCTATATTTTCTGGATTTGATGTACAAAGAAGATGCCAGAGATGTATGGGAAGTTACGAATGAGTTCCTGGAGGAGGAGCACTTTTCTTCCCTGTGTAAACATCTTCTTATTACTCTTGAGGAGTCAGACTTATGTGATTTTCTTAAAATGCTTCATAAACATGTCAAGCCTAAAGTAGAATGCAAAGATCCTATGGACTCCTCTTATTTGTTTGAAGTTGTAGTATCCAGGTGCAGTGATTGTGGGTGCTTTGATCAGATATTACTGTTAAATGCAGTTTTTAACTATGGCCGCCAGCTTCTACGACTCTTACGAGATGAAGGAGCGCCTGAGGATCAAGCAAAACTACAAGATATTGTGTCCGAGATTTGTGCAATCCCCGGCAATGAAAATAGCATGGCACCAATAATTAAAGGGGGCTCTAAACTGAAGACTATAGAAGCATTTAAATTGATGGGGCTTCAGTCATGGGTCCTCTTTTTTAGTTTATCAGAAAAATGCCAGACTCCTCAGTCTTGGGAATCATTATTTGTTGATAATGAAATAAGTTTTCGAAAGTATGATAAATATTCATTTCTTCATGATAATGAAGTTGCTGGAGAAGGTGGTTCTGATTTGGATTATAGAGGGTCCAAAAAAGTTAAGCGAAGGAAAAAGACTAGTagtagaaggaaaagaagaagggaCTTTGATCATGATGACAATGAGTTGCTGGATTCCGATACTACAAATAATAGGCTGGATTTGCATTCTAGTGTGGGAAGTTGGTTGCTCTCACTTGATGGGTATTCTGCATCATGGAACAGT gcGGATTTACCCGAATATCTTTCCAAGTATTGCTTGTCTACATGGATGAAGTGGGCCTTAGCACAGTGGGATCAATGA
- the LOC112177095 gene encoding ran-binding protein M homolog: protein MSTSTTNNTSTTADTTTHRDLGLWFLDQSRLGSVPSPTAMDEDEDSPTELNTLNSSGGFLVVSPDKLSARYTNINLHGHDVGVVQANKPAPVKRLVYYFEIYVKDAGAKGQISIGFTTENFKMRRQPGWEVNSCGYHGDDGFLYRGQGKGEAFGPTFTSDDRVGGGINYASQEFFFTKNGTVVGTVPKDMKGPLYPTIAVHSQNEEVQVNFGQQPFAFDLKEFEAQERMKQQMMIEKISLPTNVSHGIVRSYLLHYGYEDTLNSFDMASKSTVPPVYIAQENGFDEQDILYALNQRNTLRQLVRNGEIDSALVKLREWYPQIVQDDKSATCFLLHCQKFIELVRVGSLEEAVKYGRIELAKFFGLPVFKEIVQDCVALLAYVRPRESSVGYLLEESQREVVADTVNAMILSTNPNLKDSNSFLHSYLERLLRQLTACSLERRSLSGDQGEAFHLHRVLNSCKKARLGAS, encoded by the exons ATGAGCACCAGCACCACCAACAACACCTCCACCACCGCCGATACCACCACCCACCGAGATCTCGGCCTGTGGTTCCTCGACCAATCGCGCCTCGGCTCCGTTCCCAGCCCCACCGCCATGGACGAGGACGAGGACTCCCCCACCGAGCTCAACACCCTCAACAGCTCCGGCGGCTTCCTCGTCGTCTCCCCCGATAAGCTCTCCGCCAGGTACACCAACATCAACCTTCACGGTCACGACGTCGGCGTCGTTCAGGCCAACAAGCCCGCTCCGGTCAAGCGCCTGGTCTACTACTTCGAGATTTACGTCAAGGACGCCGGCGCCAAGGGCCAGATTTCCATTGGATTCACTACTGAGAATTTTAAGATGCGGAGGCAGCCCGG ATGGGAGGTAAATAGTTGTGGCTATCATGGGGATGATGGATTTCTGTACCGTGGACAAGGAAAGGGTGAGGCTTTTGGACCAACCTTCACATCTGATGATAGAGTTGGAGGTGGCATCAATTATGCATCACAGGAGTTCTTTTTCAC TAAAAATGGAACTGTAGTGGGAACTGTGCCCAAGGACATGAAGGGTCCCTTATATCCTACCATTGCTGTACACAGCCAAAATGAGGA GGTGCAAGTCAACTTTGGGCAACAACCTTTTGCTTTTGATCTTAAG GAATTTGAAGCACAAGAGAGGATGAAGCAGCAAATGATGATTGAAAAGATTTCGTTGCCAACTAATGTTAGTCATGG AATTGTGCGCTCCTACTTGCTACATTATGGCTATGAAGATACGCTCAATTCATTTGACATGGCTAGTAAAAGTACTGTTCCCCCTGTATATATAGCTCAAGAAAATGGCTTTGATGAGCAGGATATTTTGTATGCACTAAATCAAAGAAACACTCTTAGACAG CTTGTCAGGAATGGAGAGATAGACTCTGCACTCGTTAAACTCCGTGAATGGTATCCCCAAATTGTTCAG GATGATAAATCAGCTACTTGCTTTCTGCTTCACTGTCAGAAGTTTATTGAATTGGTTCGG GTTGGATCATTGGAGGAGGCAGTGAAATATGGAAGGATTGAATTGGCAAAGTTTTTTGGCTTGCCGGTGTTTAAGGAAATAGTTCAG GATTGTGTTGCTCTGCTGGCATACGTACGCCCACGGGAGTCCTCGGTTGGATATCTGCTTGAAGAGTCGCAACGTGAAGTTGTGGCAGACACAGTCAATGCAATGATCTTGTCGACGAATCCTAACCTGAAAGATTCAAATAGTTTCTTGCATTCTTATCTTGAGAGGTTACTTAGGCAGCTCACGGCTTGCAGTTTGGAGCGAAGGTCCTTGAGTGGGGATCAAGGTGAAGCATTCCATTTGCACAGGGTACTTAACAGTTGTAAGAAGGCTAGATTAGGTGCTAGCTAG